The following coding sequences lie in one Synechococcus sp. PCC 7336 genomic window:
- the rplJ gene encoding 50S ribosomal protein L10: protein MGKQSLAQKQAIVASVEALLEESEMVMAIDYAALTVGEMSELRNQLYPTDSICMVVKNTLMRRAIAEKPDWEPIGQLLGGQSAFILIKGDVAAAIKAYQSFQKGAKKSECRGAVMAGTAYNFEQVKAIGELPSKEVLMSQVAGSINALATKLAVGIKEVPASLARAIAALEEQKKEAA from the coding sequence GTGGGCAAACAATCCTTGGCCCAAAAACAAGCGATTGTCGCATCCGTGGAGGCGCTATTAGAGGAGTCTGAAATGGTGATGGCGATCGATTACGCTGCCCTCACCGTGGGCGAGATGTCCGAGTTGCGCAACCAACTGTATCCAACCGATTCGATTTGCATGGTGGTCAAAAACACCCTCATGCGGCGAGCCATCGCCGAGAAGCCCGACTGGGAACCCATCGGCCAGCTCTTAGGCGGTCAGTCTGCATTCATCTTGATTAAAGGCGATGTAGCTGCCGCCATTAAGGCTTACCAAAGTTTCCAAAAAGGTGCCAAAAAGAGCGAGTGCCGTGGGGCCGTGATGGCCGGTACTGCCTATAACTTCGAGCAGGTAAAAGCCATTGGCGAGCTGCCTTCGAAGGAGGTGCTCATGTCTCAGGTGGCTGGCAGCATCAATGCCCTGGCCACAAAATTGGCCGTCGGCATCAAAGAAGTGCCTGCCTCTTTGGCCCGCGCGATCGCGGCTTTGGAAGAGCAGAAGAAAGAGGCTGCCTGA
- the rplL gene encoding 50S ribosomal protein L7/L12 yields the protein MAETIDKIIEDLKGLTLLEASELVKAIEDTFGVSAAATAAPVMTMAAPTAVAEAEEEKTEFDVVLEEVGGEKIKVLKAVRELTGLGLKDAKAVVESAPTAIKEGISKDDAEEAKKKLEEVGAKVAIK from the coding sequence GTGGCTGAGACTATCGACAAGATTATTGAAGATCTGAAAGGTCTGACCCTGCTGGAAGCTTCCGAGCTGGTCAAAGCGATCGAAGACACCTTCGGCGTGAGTGCTGCTGCTACTGCTGCGCCAGTCATGACAATGGCGGCTCCTACCGCAGTGGCTGAAGCTGAAGAAGAAAAGACCGAGTTCGACGTTGTCCTCGAAGAAGTGGGTGGCGAGAAGATCAAAGTGCTCAAGGCGGTACGCGAATTGACCGGCTTGGGTCTGAAAGACGCTAAGGCTGTGGTGGAATCAGCTCCCACGGCCATCAAAGAAGGTATCTCCAAGGACGATGCCGAAGAAGCCAAGAAGAAGCTGGAAGAGGTGGGTGCGAAGGTTGCTATCAAGTAA
- a CDS encoding cytochrome ubiquinol oxidase subunit I, whose amino-acid sequence MDLLSNTVALSRLQFAITAIFHMLWPVLTTGMGIFLVVVEGLWLKTRNPDYYRHARFWAKLYVLNFGIGVASGLPMAFQFGTNWAPFSEAVGDFFGTILGFEATMAFMLEAGFLGIMLFGWERVPPIVHYLSTILVAFGANLSTFWILTANSWLQTPAGGEFINGKFVVSDFFQAIFNPFMANSVLHMFFATLETSLFVIGGISAWYLLNQRYEAFFARSLKIALAVAIAVAPLQIFIGHLSAEQVYRHQPSKLAAMEAQWETLPAGQTADWSLVALPNNQQEANDWEIKIPHALGYLLELKPKLSAPVLGLKAWSYEDRPHLVGLVYYSFRIMVGIGLFLAALVAASVVQWLRGKLDSTAIGQQKWLLRAWIFAAPLGYIAVETGWIVRCVGRQPWTVYGQIRTADAASHLPPAEVLTSLAGITAIYLIFFSSALYFGSRIIRQGPNLKVPLPYECAEAEPIAPKAADRRPLETQQ is encoded by the coding sequence ATGGATTTGCTTTCCAATACAGTTGCGCTGTCTCGGCTCCAGTTTGCAATCACCGCAATTTTTCACATGCTTTGGCCTGTTTTGACGACAGGCATGGGAATTTTTCTGGTGGTGGTGGAGGGGCTGTGGCTCAAAACCCGCAATCCCGACTATTATCGCCACGCCCGGTTTTGGGCGAAGTTGTACGTGCTCAATTTCGGCATCGGCGTGGCCTCGGGGCTGCCGATGGCATTTCAGTTCGGCACCAATTGGGCTCCGTTTTCAGAGGCGGTGGGAGATTTCTTCGGCACGATTCTCGGCTTTGAAGCCACAATGGCCTTCATGTTGGAGGCTGGTTTTCTCGGCATTATGCTGTTTGGCTGGGAGCGGGTTCCGCCCATCGTGCATTACCTCTCCACCATCTTGGTGGCTTTCGGAGCCAACCTATCTACGTTCTGGATTTTGACCGCCAACTCCTGGCTGCAAACCCCAGCAGGGGGAGAGTTTATCAATGGCAAGTTTGTCGTGTCCGACTTTTTCCAAGCCATTTTCAATCCCTTCATGGCGAATAGCGTACTCCACATGTTCTTCGCCACGCTGGAGACCTCTCTATTTGTCATTGGCGGCATTAGCGCCTGGTATTTGCTCAATCAGCGTTACGAAGCCTTTTTTGCCCGATCGCTCAAAATCGCGCTGGCCGTCGCGATCGCCGTTGCTCCCCTACAAATCTTTATCGGGCACCTCAGCGCCGAGCAAGTCTATCGCCACCAACCCTCCAAATTGGCGGCGATGGAAGCGCAGTGGGAAACGCTCCCGGCAGGACAGACAGCAGATTGGAGTTTAGTGGCCTTGCCCAATAACCAGCAGGAGGCCAATGATTGGGAGATTAAAATCCCGCATGCGCTGGGTTATCTGTTGGAGTTAAAGCCCAAACTGTCAGCGCCTGTCTTGGGACTCAAAGCTTGGTCCTATGAAGACCGCCCCCATCTGGTGGGGTTGGTCTATTACTCATTTCGCATCATGGTGGGGATTGGGCTTTTCCTCGCCGCGCTAGTGGCCGCTAGCGTCGTGCAGTGGCTGCGAGGGAAATTAGACTCAACGGCGATCGGCCAACAGAAATGGCTGCTGCGAGCCTGGATATTCGCCGCCCCGCTCGGATATATTGCGGTCGAAACGGGCTGGATCGTGCGCTGTGTCGGACGCCAGCCCTGGACGGTCTACGGCCAGATTCGGACCGCCGATGCTGCTTCGCACCTTCCCCCTGCAGAAGTGTTGACTTCTCTGGCGGGCATTACCGCCATCTATCTCATCTTTTTCAGTTCGGCCCTCTATTTCGGCAGCCGCATCATCCGTCAGGGGCCGAATCTAAAGGTACCCTTGCCCTACGAGTGTGCTGAAGCCGAGCCTATTGCTCCCAAGGCAGCCGATCGCCGTCCGTTAGAAACTCAGCAGTAA